The genomic segment AGCCTCTGTGGGATAAGTAGCGTGTAGCATCCCATTTTTCATTGCGTCTAACCAACGCATTCATAATGGTTAGCAGTTTACGCATACATGCCATAATAGCGACTTTCTTCGCTTTGCCTTTTTCAGCGATTAATTTATCAAGCATTTCAATGTGTTGTTGGATATTGTCCAACTGGGTTTCGTGGCTTTGCTGCAAACGATTTAGCTCTGCTACTCGCATATCCACAAGCTGACGACGGCGAACTACAAGGGCTTCCAGCTGTTCTTCTTGCTCAGTAAGCGGAACATACAACTGATGCTCTACTTCGCCTTTAAGCTCACAAGTGAGCCCATAGAAAGCGAGATTGACCGCATCTTTTGCATCAGTTTTGGCTCTCGTTTGAGATTTTGCAAACTCACTGGCTTTCAGTGGATTAGCAATAAATACACGATAACCTGCTCGAGCAAGGGCTTTTGCCACGGGGATTTCTAATCCGCCCGTTGCTTCAAGCGTTATCAGAGCCGTATTAAACTGGCTTAAATAGTCTAAGGTATGTTGAATACCTTTGGCGTTATTGGTTTCGGTTTTGGTCTTTTTCTGATGGGAAAAGCCAATCACGAAATTACGTTTAGCAACATCAATACCACAATAAATCGGATCGTTCATCGGTAACCTACCTTGTATTCGGGTTTACATTTCAACTGTTCGGTTTTACTGATGAAGTTATCCACGCCTACGCTACAGAACGAGTTTTAGCTCTAGGGACGCTCAAGCTGTGGATAACATTATGGGTTATGTTGCTAGTTTACTATAAATTTAATATACAAGGGATGCGGTATGCAATAGCGCGATATAAAAATAAAGGCAATTACAATGAATTGTCTTTTTTATAAGATCAAAAATTATTTTTGCTCATTCCAACGTTTGATTGATTCACGAATAACTTCTTTCGCTTCTTCAATATCGCCCCAATGTTGAACCACAGTTGAGCCTGGTTTTTTCAACGCTTTGTAATTGTTGAAGTGGAATTCGATTTGTTTGATTAATTGTGCCGGTAAATCCGCTAATGTTTTATAAGCGTTACCGGCGTCGCGGTCGTCAGCAGGTACACAAACGATTTTGTCATCCACTTCGCCATCGTCAACGAATTTCATCACGCCGATGACGCGCGCTTCTAAGAAAACGCCCGTTGCAAGCGGTTCACGCGTGATCAAAAGTACATCTAACTCGTCGCCATCTTCATCTAAGGTTTGTGGAATAAAACCGTAGTTTGTTGGTTTAGCGAAAATTTTTGGCTCTACACGATCTAACTGGAATGCTCCGAGTTTACGGTTCCATTCAATTTTGTGGCAGCTGCCTTCTGAAATTTCGTTTACAACATTGATGATACCAGCATCAACATCACCTGGAGTTAAGATTTGGTTAAAATCTGCCATTGTATTTTCCTTTTCCAATAGGGTTTAAAAACGGCAAAAGTATAACAGTTTTTACCGTTTTGCATAAGCATATTTACTCGCAACTTTCACAAGTCACATCGATCACATCAAAAAGTTTTTTTAGTTGTGGCACAAGTAAACAAACATCACGCTGGCTGGCAACGGTTAAGTCGATCCACACTTTCTCATTTTCGAGCTTCATTTTCATTTCGGTTATCGTATAACCACGATGGCGTACTACGCGTAAGATGCGTTCTAGCACTTCTGGACGGTGGTTGGCGACGATAGTAAATTCTGTATTTGCCATAAAATCTCTCCCAAAAATAACCGCACTTTACATACTTTCTAACATTTCAGTATTAGGCGCACCGGCAGGCACTAGCGGCCATACGTTTTCATCTTCGTGAATACAAACGTGTAAAAAATAGGCATTTTTAGCTGTAAGTAAACGATCTAAAGCTGCGTTCACTTCACAGGCCTTTTCAATCCGCTCACCTTGAATATCAAAGGCTTTGGCAAGGGTGACAAAATCTGGGTTGTCGTCTAAAATGGTGGCACTGTGACGACCGCGGAAAAATAGTGATTGCCATTGTCGTACCATCCCTAAACGCTGGTTATCGAGCAATAGAATTTTCACCGGCACTTTGCCTGATTTTACGGCACCAAGCTCTTGAATATTCATCATAATCGAACCATCGCCAGTGACTAAAATGACATCATCTTGAGGGCGCGCTTTTTTGGCACCGATTGCGGCAGGCAAACCAAATCCCATCGTACCAAAGCCAGCTGAATTGATGAAATTTTCAGGGGCATTGTGTTGAATGTGCTGTGCAGACCACATTTGATGTTGGCCTACATCCGTGACCACAATGGCGTTTTGCGCTTTTTTATTGGAAAGCGTGCGTAGTAACCAAGCGGGATTAATATCAACATTCCCTTCGTTTTCGCTATAAGTCAACGCAAAATCATCGATTAAACGTTGTACATCTTCACGCCATGGCTGAATATTTAATTCCATCGTTAACGATTGAATGGCTTGATTTAAGTCTCCTTGCAATGCCACATCGACTTTACGTAATTTACCTAATTCCGCGGCATCAATGTCTGCATGAATTACTTTGGCACCCGCCGCGAAACTGGCCAAATGCCCCGTCACACGATCATCAAAACGCGCACCCAGCACAATAAGTAAGTCCGCTTCTTGTGTCGCATAGTTTGCGGCTTTTGTACCGTGCATCCCGATCATGCCCATATAATATGGTGTTTCTGGCAAAATGGCGCCTAAGCCTTTTAAGGTCGCGATACTTGGGATTTTAGCGGTTTCAAGGAACGCACGTAATGCGGGTACAGCATTTGCCATTCCAACCCCGCCGCCTACATAAACTACGGGGCGTTTCGATTCTTTTAATAATTGCACCGCACTTTCAATAGATTTGGTGTTAAGTGCGGTCAATTTTTTATCTGTTTTAACGATAGGTGTCAGATTCGTCTCGGCAAATTGCACATCTTTAGGGATATCAATTAACACGGGACCAGGTCTGCCACTACGTGCAATTTGGAACGCTTGGGCAAAGATTTCAGGTAACTCATCAATATTTTGCACGATAAAACTATGTTTAGTGCAAGCGAGCGATAAGCCTAGTACGTCAGCTTCTTGGAACGCGTCAGTACCGATTAATGGATTACCGACTTGCCCCGTAATCGCCACGATAGGTACACTATCCATTAATGCATCGCCTAACCCTGTAATTAAATTTGTTGCGCCAGGACCTGATGTTGCGATACACACGCCCACTGTACCGTCCGCTTTGGCACGTGCATAACCGATAGCTTCCATTGCGGCACCTTGCTCATTGCGACAAAGAAAGTGTTCAATGCCGCTGTCATAAAGGACATCATAGACTGGCATAATCGCGCCGCCTGGATAACCGAATACGGTTGTAACACCATGTGCTTTCAAGCATTCTGTGACTAATCTCGCTCCGTTCATTTAAAATCTCGATAATCGTTTGCGTTAGGGGAACTGAAAGCATTCA from the [Actinobacillus] rossii genome contains:
- the ilvG gene encoding acetolactate synthase 2 catalytic subunit, producing the protein MNGARLVTECLKAHGVTTVFGYPGGAIMPVYDVLYDSGIEHFLCRNEQGAAMEAIGYARAKADGTVGVCIATSGPGATNLITGLGDALMDSVPIVAITGQVGNPLIGTDAFQEADVLGLSLACTKHSFIVQNIDELPEIFAQAFQIARSGRPGPVLIDIPKDVQFAETNLTPIVKTDKKLTALNTKSIESAVQLLKESKRPVVYVGGGVGMANAVPALRAFLETAKIPSIATLKGLGAILPETPYYMGMIGMHGTKAANYATQEADLLIVLGARFDDRVTGHLASFAAGAKVIHADIDAAELGKLRKVDVALQGDLNQAIQSLTMELNIQPWREDVQRLIDDFALTYSENEGNVDINPAWLLRTLSNKKAQNAIVVTDVGQHQMWSAQHIQHNAPENFINSAGFGTMGFGLPAAIGAKKARPQDDVILVTGDGSIMMNIQELGAVKSGKVPVKILLLDNQRLGMVRQWQSLFFRGRHSATILDDNPDFVTLAKAFDIQGERIEKACEVNAALDRLLTAKNAYFLHVCIHEDENVWPLVPAGAPNTEMLESM
- the ppa gene encoding inorganic pyrophosphatase; amino-acid sequence: MADFNQILTPGDVDAGIINVVNEISEGSCHKIEWNRKLGAFQLDRVEPKIFAKPTNYGFIPQTLDEDGDELDVLLITREPLATGVFLEARVIGVMKFVDDGEVDDKIVCVPADDRDAGNAYKTLADLPAQLIKQIEFHFNNYKALKKPGSTVVQHWGDIEEAKEVIRESIKRWNEQK
- a CDS encoding Transposase; protein product: MNDPIYCGIDVAKRNFVIGFSHQKKTKTETNNAKGIQHTLDYLSQFNTALITLEATGGLEIPVAKALARAGYRVFIANPLKASEFAKSQTRAKTDAKDAVNLAFYGLTCELKGEVEHQLYVPLTEQEEQLEALVVRRRQLVDMRVAELNRLQQSHETQLDNIQQHIEMLDKLIAEKGKAKKVAIMACMRKLLTIMNALVRRNEKWDATRYLSHRGCELKLNNFFVCEHSCYRMHIITFSDKIIKRDGVALHKLFSGNIFVP
- the ilvM gene encoding acetolactate synthase 2 regulatory subunit, with translation MANTEFTIVANHRPEVLERILRVVRHRGYTITEMKMKLENEKVWIDLTVASQRDVCLLVPQLKKLFDVIDVTCESCE